The DNA sequence ATGGTTAAGGTTGAACCAAGAATCTCACAATTAACTGTTGCAGGATTTTCATTGACAACACTAAACTGCAAAGCATCACCATCAACATCAAAGGAATAAGTCTGCAAGTTTACATTTAACGGAGAACTATCCTCATCAAGGGATTCGTCGGGAATTGTTAAGGTAGGAGCGTCATTCACTGGCGTCACATTAATCACCATAGTTTGAGTTGTTTTTCCTAGTCTACCATCATCAGCAAGAAGCGTACAGCTGGTCAATCCATTCCAGTTAGGATTTGAGGTTAATATTAACGTGGTGTCAACAAGTGTACAATCAACCGTTGTTGGGCTTTCTTCCAGCAGAGAAAAGGTTAACAAATCACCATCACTATCACGACTGTAATCTTGGATATTCAGTCTCGCTTCACCGAAATCTTCTGCCACGATCTGCATTGGAACAAATAATTCCGGCGCATGACGGTCTGGATATTGCAGGCGTATACTGCTGGGAGCATGGACTGGATTAGTTGTATAACTTGAATTCATCTGATATCTCTCTAAATAAATGGGATTTTGGCTGCTAATATTGAGATATTTCATATCACCAATACTGTCATAGGCATAATCAACAGTATAATCTTTTGTAGGCTGTGTTGCTACAACTCTCGTTAATCGATCTAGCCAGTCATAGCCAAAAACTTTAATGATGCTGTGTGCTCCGTCGGTAATAGTGATAATGTTTCCTACATTATCGTATTGATAATAAAGATCTTGTTTCTGTGGGGTTTGAATCTGCTGAAGTCGAGCATGTTTAGGGTAATACAGCAGCGTTGTAAGGATCCCGTTCTGGTAGGATCGCTGTGTTGGTTGACTGAATACATTATAATTAAAGGTAACAATGCCACCTATCTGCTCTAACAAAGATTGAGTATTATAACTAAAAGTAATATCTTCATCTAAGGGAGATTGCTTCGTAACAACCCTGTCCATTGAGTCATAGTCCCATTCTGTTACAAAGAGAAGACCATCTACGACGTTATCTTCTTTAGTAACTCGCAAACGATTATCATAATAATAATGAGCAATGTGAGATGGAGTTATCATTCTTGAGAGTGTGCCAACAGTTTCTTCATCATAAGCGTAATTGATTGTTCCTTCGGCGGTCTGTTTTGTTGTAATTCTATTAAGTTCATCGTATGCCATCCTAACGGTGTTTCCATCATTATCAGTCTGATTCACCACATTGTTGTTCTTGTCATAGCCATAGGTCCAGGTGCCTACATCAGGATCAATCATTTTTATTTTTCTTCCAAAGGTGTCATAGATGTACGTTATCTGGTTTGCTTGATTGTCAGTAATTCCTGTCAGATCTCCTGCAGGATTGTAGGTATAGCTGGTGATGTACGTCTCACCAGGGTTATATTCAGTAACCGTCAGAATATTGCCATAGGCATCTTCATGCACATCTTTTCGATGCAGATTTTCATCATACATTAATGTATTGCCATGGAAATATGTTGTAAGAACTTCCGTATCATCAGGATTCTGTATCTTTGTGGTTCTGCCAAGAACATCATAACTGTAACGCTTAGTCTCAACCGGCAATGGCAGTGTATAGCCACTAATTGATACAGAGTAGGGATTGCTTTCTTTGCTGATTCTGAGCAAGGGATCATAATAAAGATCATAGGTAATAAAATCTGGTCCTTGACTTTCATGTTTGGCTTGGATAAGATTACCAAATCCGTCATAATGATAATAGCGGTCAAAGGTTCGCGTATCATTCTCTTTACTTTTAATAATAATCAGCTCAGGTGCACTGCCATTGATCTGATAACTATATGCAACGGTTGGCAAGGATTCAGTATCATACGGCAAAATCTCTTTTGTTTTCCGACCGAAGATATCGTAACGAGATTCTATTTTATAACCATTCGGATCCTCAACCCAAAGTAAATTTCCCGTACCTGCATCATACTGGTACTTTGTTACTTGTTGTTTGGCATTCGTGACATTTGAAACAAAGATATGACTAGGATCATACATTGTTACCGTAGTATATCCACGAGCATCGGTTTGTGCTATCACATTCCCATAAGAATCATATAAAAAAGAAACGCGTGGATTCTCGCCAGTTGCTAACCATTGCTCGGCAGATTCAACATCTCCAAACGACGTATAACTATAATTCTGCCGGCGAACTAAAGTGACATCATCAGATCCATATAACGACTGCTGTAATGACCTATCAAGAATCCATTTGTCTGCATTGTACCAGTAACTGGTATGTTCGAACTTTTCGTCACCAGTTAAAGCGATATTTCCGAACAACGATGTCTTGATTACATTGCCAAACGAATCATAATCAAAGTTCTGTTGCGTTATTAAGGGATCAGCAATTTCTCCATCATACAGCGATTCTTTGCTGGATTGTAACGTCACGACGGTATACCCTCGCACAGGCGTGGTCACAAAGGTATTTTCAAGAGTCTTGAATGGTCTCGCAGCACTATCAAACAGTTCTGTCTTGTACTCTAATCCCTTCTTAACATCATCCTGGTAGAACCAATGCTTTGCAGTACTTTGGTCTGGTAATGTCTCCTCGACATGATTAAAGCCGCGAAATTCACGTTTCTCAGGATTAAATAAACCATTACGATATCGTATGCTTGTGCGAGAAGTAACACTATGATCTCCGGTCATGCCATTGGTTCGTTCGACAGCAGTAACAACCCAGCCATTCGATCCTAAATCAATGACCTGATCTCCACCAGTGTTATCAAACGAAGAAATCGTCTGGTAATCGATCTTGGTGACATCACCATAGATGCCTTTAACTTCTTTTAACAGATACTGTTTCTGGTAGTTGTTGATTAACGTCGTATGATTGGTTGCATTGTGGGCATGGATGATATCACTAATACCATCTCCGTTAATGTCGTCAAGTGTAGTACCATACCAATTCAATTTGAATCCAGCAGGCACTACCCAGCTATCTTCTCGTGTCCAACCCCTGCCATTATTAATCCAGGTAATCCTTGTATTCCCGTCATTTTTCACAAGATCAGGAAGACCATCACCGGTAATATCAGTTAATGATAGTCCCTGATTCACGCCATCAACAATAAATAATGCTTCTTGAGGCAATAGCCAGGTATCATCCTGAACAAAGGATTTACCGTCATTTAAAAAAGTTATACGTATAGTGTTGTCAGTACGAACAAGATCGACAAAACCATCTCCATTCACATCACTAAACCTAACACCAAGATCAAGACGGCCACCAGCATAGGCAATAAAGGCAGACTGAGGAACAATCCAGTCAGTAGTTTCTTCCCATCCACTATCAGTTCGCAACCAGGTTTTGCGTTCAAGGTTAGTTGCCTTGACAAGGTCACTCTCGCCATCACCATTCACATCAATAAGTCGAACACCTGTATCACGGAAATCATACGGAGAAAAGGTACATTGCTGGTTCTGGTAGGTTGTTTGAATATCGTACTTAGTCACCTTGTAATGACCATAACCAAAGTAATCATTATCCTTCATGACATCCCAATCACATGCAGGAACACTATTCGCAAGAGCATTATCTAATGGTTCTTGGTATTTTCGAGCATATATTCCCATGGTGAGATAAGCCGAGGTATATTCACCATCACAACCAGAACCACATGGCCATTTGTCCCAGTTATCGCAAACAACCTCATGTGGTGTACAATAAATCGTGTACGTACCAGCCTCATCACAAATCTCATTATTGAAATCATCCCATTCACCATCGCCATTACCAAGACGAGTAGCATCAAAACTATAACCTGGTTCGGCAATATAAGTGTTGTTCCAAAAGGCATTATCATAACCAGTTAAAAACCCTTCATCTGAGCCGCCTGCAAGGGTTGATAACCACGAATTAGGATCACGATCAGCAGCAAATCCGATACCACTTATACCTACTAATGGAACACCATCACAATCTTTGTTGAAATAAGTGTTCGTAGTCGTCAGATCATAACATTCTGAATTATCATTGGGATCTGTTTTTGGACTACCCGTATATTCAAACTTAACACACACATTGTCACCAGTTTTCCAACCACCGCTCGTCCAATATACTTGATAATTATTTCCATAATCCCAGTACGGATACACATTATCTTCATAAGCAACAGTTCCTGATCCTACACAATCCTCCCTCAAACAGAATCTTGTACAAGTATCACCTTGACACTGTACACCTCCATCAATATGTCCTGCAGGACACCAATTCGGAGTACATTGTGTTGGTGCAGGAGCTTCTTCAACGAAACTCACGTTCAACGGTAGACTAAGAGGATTCTGTTGCCATCCATTACCCATGTTCTCTTTAAACGTATTAATGGATGATACCCCCGAAACAACTTTCCATAAGTCAATCTTCGTGTCAGCCAGAAAATCTAAAAAACGAACACCTAAATCATTACCGTACTGATCAACAAATCCTTTGGATAGAAAATTCGGGTTGACTTGTCTTGAATTCCAGCCTCTTCCATTGTTGATCCAATAATCAAAATTATCTGAATTATTCATCCGAGCAATATCAGTTAACCCGTCACCATTAATGTCAAACATTCTCACTCCCTGATCACGATCAGTACCAAAAATAATTTCTGAAGGGACACTCCATGAAACATTCTCGGTCCAACCAACAGGATTTTGGTAATAAGAGAATTCTATTGTCGGAAGCTCTGAAACAGCATCACTTCCGATATGACGAATCTTCTTGAGCAAGTAATGATTGTCTATGCCTTGATAATCAAACACATATTTTCGTACCAGATTCTGTTTGTTTTCTACCATAATGGCAGAAAGTAATCCACTCTGTACGATCTTGGTTCCATAACTATACCCATAAAACGCACGTTGCGTAAAAGTATAACTGAAAGTAATCGTGTTATCGCCATAGATGATCTTCGACAAATACATTGCCTTGTCTGTTCCAGGATTCTTAAGATACTCATAGGTGATCGTATTCCCGTGAACATCAATAACCTGATCAAGATACCAGACACTGGTATAAGTTTCCAAGCTTGATTCAAGCGTGCTGCTTGTTGTTGAACCAAACCGATATGTAGTTCCATCCTTACTCTTCAATAACCAGCCATTGCCATCTCGCGTAATATACATGTAGGTCTCATGCTCAGTATGATACAACGAATCAACCGTATCATACACTAATTTCATGGTCATGCCATTCAAACTCACAGAGAACGTATCATCGCTGCTATTCGATCGGGTATGCTCAATATCACGATAAATAAAATCCGTACTCATGCCCCAGCCTGTCCCTACAATACCTTTTCTACTACCCTGATGACTATTGTAGTTTATCGTAATGGAAGGTTGTAATCCATTAACGCCGGGAGGAACTTGCAACGGATACGAATAACCCGCTGAGCCACTAAACAAGTCATTCGTAAAAATACCTTTACTCGCAAACTGACTTAACAGGTTCGTTGGCAGTGTGTTCTTACCAATAGATTCCAAAAGATCTGGTAACGTAGTAATAACGTCTGGATCCATATCAAGCGGTACTTCTACTGCTTGAGATCCCTCTACAGGAAGTTGTTGTTCCTGAGTATCAATGTTTTCTCGGTCTGCAGGAGGAAAATACAAGGAAGTAACATCAGAAACTACGATGTCCGAATCTGTAGAAGCTGCAGAGCTAAACGGAGTTAGAATAATGAGGAGAATAGAAACATAAGCAACAATTCTTTCTGTAACTGTTTTTCTTAAGGTATCTTTCATCGTTAATCATCTGTTTTAATCTTTAAGCAACTCTTTAACTATCTCGTCCATTTTATCTTTGAATGCTTTGATCTGAGCTAAACACTTTTTTTCTTCATCTGTTGTCGGTTTAAAGTTTCTTATTCGTTGATTAAGATATTCATCGATACAGATTTCAGGCATAGCTGTCTTTTTATCAAATTCATTTCTTGAGAATGCTCCTTCCCACGAAATATAATCAGAATGGTCTAGTATTAAGGCGTCCCATATTTTTTGTAATTCTTTACTGTTTTCTGGGAAATCAGGAATGCCAATAAGATCTAAATCTTTAATTAGCCTCTTTATATTATCTTTATTCATTTTCTACCTCCCTATGGTTTTGGACTGTGGTAGCTATAGAGTGTTTCATAGCTATCAATATAAACCAATTCTCCGGTCTTGGGATTTACTCTTCTAAATCCAGGTTCTATTCTACCAGTTCCTGTAAATGGCTTCCATTCATCGTAAATTTTACTCACCTGAACATAATCTGATTCTCTGGGCTTACCAAAATTAGATTTAAATTTATTCGCTTCAACTGTAAATTTATAGGGATTGTAGCCAGCAGGATTTGTTCTAACTTTACTTTGATGCTCCAACATATTCTTATAAGAACTACTTTCTCCTCCAGCAGCCCATGATTTTTCTATGTATGCAGATTTAAAAGTTCTTCCTGCTCCTGCAGTTGCTCCACCAATAAGGGCGTCAGTTGCAATGCCTGCAGGACTCAAAATATCCTTCGTGACTTTCTCTCCCTCTAGAACATTTGCAGTTGCAGTTCCAGCTCTACCTCCAGCGACTCCCGAAGCTGCACCAAGACCCATTTCTGCACCTAAACTTAATCCAGCTCCTCCTGCAACAAGACTTCCAATACCTAAAGTTAGGCCCGCAACTCCCCCACTTGCTGCACCGACAGTTGCGCTTTTGCCTACCTGATGCCAGTCTACTGTCCCTTTAGTAATAGAAGCCCCATGATACAATTGAGTAGCAAGATTAATAGTTCCGCCGGTTACACCTCCAATAGCAATACCGATTAACCCAAAAGCAAGGGTAGGACTCTCACCATTTGGATCCATATACTTAACAGGATTATTCCGTGCATAACTGTATTTATTTAATTGCTGTGGGTCATATATATCAGGTTGTGCTATATCAGGCTGGATAAACCTTGCTTGGTCAGGAGCATAATACCGAGCATCGTAATACTGCAATCCTGTCTCTCTGTCCTTTTCTTTGCCAGTAAAGAGATAGCGGTCATTGCCACCTTCAATGACTTCACCAAACGGTAAATATTCAACCTCTTCAACCACATTCCCTGCTTCGTCAGTTACCAGAGCGGTACTACCCAGTGCATCAGGATGGTAGAAATATTTCTTGCCATCAGGATCCTTGCGAGCTAATAACACGCCATTATTATCATAATAGTATTGGGTATTTTCAACACGACCATCAGGTCGAACTACTTGCACAAAATCATTGCCTACATAATATGTTGAGGTATTCGTTCCATCTGCATGATATTCTATCTTATACGATCGTTGACCTAAGTGATCATACTCATACTCAGCAAGAATCCTACCGGTAGCATTTTTATCTCGTACTTTTGATAATTGATGCTCGGAGTTATACTGGTAATAATAATTCGCATCTTGCATTAAATTGCCATTGCGATCATAGGTCAGATTAACCGTAACATCAATCAAAGCAGAACTCAAGGGAAGTGTGCCTATCAGAAACATCAAGAGTACACTTACCGACAATAAACGCTGAATGGTGATCACCGAAGCACCCCCAAGTGATGAAAATAGGCTTGATTTAATAAGCCTTGTGGTCGTTCTTTCGAAGATCTTACGGTGGAGCATATTTTTTATAGAATTATAGAGTTTCTCTAACAAACTCCTTTCGAGCTAACCGAAAAATCTCCTATTAGATGAGCAAAAGCATTATTAAGAAGATGTTTTTTATGAATTCCATGGACAGTACGCTGATTGGCGTTTTTAGTTTGTGAGGATGGTTTACTATGGGATTATTTGACAGATTCAAAAGATCTAGCGCTTCAAAAGAAGAGTTTTATTTAAAAGAAGATCCAGTCCCGCAAATAAAATATGAAATCAAAGATGGAATTATACACTTCCAAAGTCTAAATCTCATCAACGTACTGGGGGTTGATTTACGATTGAATAAAACACGCTACAGACTTTGCAATTGGGAGGGATTTCACATTTTTGTAATGGGATTCATTTCTGGTTGGGGTTCAATACAAGGTATGATTCAATTTAGTGATTCATTGAAAAAAGGAAAGATACCTGATATGTTAAAAGTGGTTAATGAAAAAGAACTAAACGAAATAAAAAACTATACTCCCCCAGAAAATTTTTTCGCCATTAAAGAGAAATTAGAAAATATGAGCGAACCTGATGTGCAAAAAATAAAGAAGATCAAGGAGATCCTAGGGGATGATAAATTACTTTGTTCATATGCAGCAGACCATCTAATCTTTATCGTTGAATTTATTATGCATCATAAAAAAATCCAAAGAAGCAAAGATAAACCGGTTGCTGAAATAGAAAGTTTAATCTATAAAAAACCTTTCTTTTCAGTAGATCTCAATAATAAAATGGAACTAAGATTAGTCAGATTTTTTATCTTGCGAGATAAAATTACCCCCGAAGATGCAAAACTAATGCTCCCCGTGGTTAAGAACATTCTTTATGGCACTATCTTAAATCAACCAGGGATTAAAATACCAAAAGAAACTATTCAACTGGAAATAAAGTACTTCAAAAGATACATTAATATTTTAGAAAGATCAATACAAGACAATGCAACAATAGAGCCTCTATTTTTGGAATGAGAACATTTTTTGAAAAAATACAAGAAAATAAAGTTAGGAACATACAAATAATAAAAGCAGAAGATGAACACCATGGAAGATAAATTTCTGAAACTATATACTTACTTAGTAATTGTTGTAGGTTTGCTGAATTTTTTTGCAGGAACAATTAAACTGATTTATGACCATATCTCTGTTTCGATACTTTTAGGCTTAGCAACCATAGTAGAATTTCCTCTTATGCTAATATTGTCATTAATAATCATTTTTTATGTATATTTCAAGAGATATAACAAATTTTTATTAATATTACCAATCTTTTATCTAGTTGTCTATATTATCTTTTTAATCTACGGAATGCTCTCTACATTAAAAGGTAATAATGTTTTAGACCTGTCTAATCCAGAAAATGTTACGAGTCTCTTGCTCACTGATATGTATTATCTTGTTCAAATTATCTTTGCGGGCTATTTATTGAAAAGAAGAGGAATCTTTTTTATGAAAAGAGAAAAAAGAAAACCAAAGCGAAGTAATCTCTTTGGAATTATTTCAGCCCTATTAGGGATTATTTCTCTTATTCCACTTATTGGACTCTTTACAGGTATAACCGCAATTGTCATGGGAGTAGTAGATAGACGTAAAAATAAGAGTATATGGGGAGTACTAGGAATTATTCTAGGTATTATTGGTATTGTAATAACTCTTGGTGTGGGATCTTTCATCTATTTTGTATTCATGCAACGTGGTGGAATGTATGATAACATACGAACTGAGTTAGCCAAAGAACAATTGATAAGCACAATAAATACGATAGAAGCATATAAAGTAAGACTTGGCGAATATCCTCAGAATATTACCCAACTATCCTCAATTGGAGATAAAACCGTGTACATTGATCAACTCCAATTGGGGGGATTCGAACAAAAAGAAGACGTCTACTTCTACTACGAAAATCTCGGTGATTCTTATTACCTTTTTTCTCGAGGGATTGATGGAATACCCTTTACGAATGATGACGTGTATGCTGAAGAAGAATTTCTCACAGGAAACATCGGATATAAAAGACCATAAGAATTAAAGAGCGAAAATCTTTCGCTATACTTCGGAAGAAAACCGAATATTCTATCGGTAAATACATAAAGATGTTCCATTTACCCAGAAGCATGAAAAAACCAAAAATTGTCATTATTATGCTCATCCTCACTATATTAGCAACCATAGGGCTTTTCTTTAAAGTAATTGATATGAACGAAAGGGAGATACTCATAGAGGTACTAGGCCCTATTCTCGGTAATTTCGAGTATGGCATGAACATCTTTTACTTTATTTTTTCATTGGCTTTGGTGGTTGGATATTTCTCTGCAAAGCAATGGGCATGGGAGGCAACATTCTACTATTACGGAATTTATTTTGTTGGGCAGATTATCAGCCTTGTCTATGGAATTTTCCATCCAGAAAAACTTGCTGAATTAACGAGTATGCTTCGATATGGAGATGTTCGACCACTGCCTTTTCCACCAGAATTTTTTGTCTATGTGACTTTAGCAGTTACCACCATTCAGACGACCATAGTCTTTTTTATCCTACGAGCTGTATATAAGAACAAAGAATATTTCAGGAACTAAGAGTAACATTGAGGAATAACATTTATATAACACCTCGTGTTTCGGCATGAGTTTTTGTTGACACAAAACCACCTGACCATAAACCATGGCCAGACTATCAAAAAAGCAAGGTGAGGAAAATGAGGCTAAGAAAAAGAGGTATCTTTTCATGGTCATATATGATGATAGGCATTTTAGTGCTTGTTGTTGTTATTCTGAGTAGTCTATTGGTGAAGAATATTTCTCGTGCTGACCAACAAGTCGATGGGGCAGCAAAACAAATTGAGACTGAATCCTGTGCTGAGGATTGTGAAATAAAAGTGACGAACCATTTTGCGAGTGGTGATTTAGGATCTCCCGAGGTTGCGTATTCCAACACCAAAGGATATGGAGTCATCTTTATTGACCTTGAAGTTCCTGAGGGTCAATGCGAAGTCAAATTCAGAACCTCAGAAGGGCAGGTAGATATTACCATCAATACTGTAACGTTTTCCAATATCACCACAAAATATCTGTGGAATTATCAACCTTTTGATTGTCAACTGCTGAATGGAAATTATGATAAGGTTAGGATAGTCTCACATTCTGAAACCATGAGCACCTATTACGAGCTTGGGAACAGTGATGCCCATGTTGATCAGTATACCCAAGACGGTGAGAACTGGCTGGAAACCTCGAGTAATGACATGGCCATTGATATTATCAAGAGATAGAAATAATTTCCGCTGTAACCGTAAGAATTATAAAGCAGCCATACCCAAGGAACTACTGGTATGATTATCCAAGAGATATGGACTGCTATGCGTGATTTTCTTGTCGAGCACAAGAATCTTCCCTGGTGGGCAAAAATAATCATCGGAATGGTATGGATTCTCATCACAGCCATGATTATCCTTGTCTGGTTTACTGATTCTGCACGAGATGTTGGTGCTTTCTTCGTCTGCCCATCAATGGGTTGTGATGATAGTAATCCCTGTACCAAAGATACTTGTGGATGGACCCTGAAAGGTAAGGATTGTCTACACACTTCTCTTTCGGGAAAGCAATCGTTGTGTAATGAAAGAATCGGGCCATGTAAACAGCAAACCTGTTATGAGGGAAGTTGTAACCTCGAGGCTGAGAAGGAATGTTGTGGCAATGATATCTGTGACCAGAGCGAGGATTATGCCCACTGTGTGGTTGACTGTGAAATCAGTATTACTGAACATTATACTCCTTCTGAGACCGTAAGCGAGGCATATGCTGATGCCGCTGGGTATAGA is a window from the Candidatus Woesearchaeota archaeon genome containing:
- a CDS encoding tandem-95 repeat protein, producing the protein MKDTLRKTVTERIVAYVSILLIILTPFSSAASTDSDIVVSDVTSLYFPPADRENIDTQEQQLPVEGSQAVEVPLDMDPDVITTLPDLLESIGKNTLPTNLLSQFASKGIFTNDLFSGSAGYSYPLQVPPGVNGLQPSITINYNSHQGSRKGIVGTGWGMSTDFIYRDIEHTRSNSSDDTFSVSLNGMTMKLVYDTVDSLYHTEHETYMYITRDGNGWLLKSKDGTTYRFGSTTSSTLESSLETYTSVWYLDQVIDVHGNTITYEYLKNPGTDKAMYLSKIIYGDNTITFSYTFTQRAFYGYSYGTKIVQSGLLSAIMVENKQNLVRKYVFDYQGIDNHYLLKKIRHIGSDAVSELPTIEFSYYQNPVGWTENVSWSVPSEIIFGTDRDQGVRMFDINGDGLTDIARMNNSDNFDYWINNGRGWNSRQVNPNFLSKGFVDQYGNDLGVRFLDFLADTKIDLWKVVSGVSSINTFKENMGNGWQQNPLSLPLNVSFVEEAPAPTQCTPNWCPAGHIDGGVQCQGDTCTRFCLREDCVGSGTVAYEDNVYPYWDYGNNYQVYWTSGGWKTGDNVCVKFEYTGSPKTDPNDNSECYDLTTTNTYFNKDCDGVPLVGISGIGFAADRDPNSWLSTLAGGSDEGFLTGYDNAFWNNTYIAEPGYSFDATRLGNGDGEWDDFNNEICDEAGTYTIYCTPHEVVCDNWDKWPCGSGCDGEYTSAYLTMGIYARKYQEPLDNALANSVPACDWDVMKDNDYFGYGHYKVTKYDIQTTYQNQQCTFSPYDFRDTGVRLIDVNGDGESDLVKATNLERKTWLRTDSGWEETTDWIVPQSAFIAYAGGRLDLGVRFSDVNGDGFVDLVRTDNTIRITFLNDGKSFVQDDTWLLPQEALFIVDGVNQGLSLTDITGDGLPDLVKNDGNTRITWINNGRGWTREDSWVVPAGFKLNWYGTTLDDINGDGISDIIHAHNATNHTTLINNYQKQYLLKEVKGIYGDVTKIDYQTISSFDNTGGDQVIDLGSNGWVVTAVERTNGMTGDHSVTSRTSIRYRNGLFNPEKREFRGFNHVEETLPDQSTAKHWFYQDDVKKGLEYKTELFDSAARPFKTLENTFVTTPVRGYTVVTLQSSKESLYDGEIADPLITQQNFDYDSFGNVIKTSLFGNIALTGDEKFEHTSYWYNADKWILDRSLQQSLYGSDDVTLVRRQNYSYTSFGDVESAEQWLATGENPRVSFLYDSYGNVIAQTDARGYTTVTMYDPSHIFVSNVTNAKQQVTKYQYDAGTGNLLWVEDPNGYKIESRYDIFGRKTKEILPYDTESLPTVAYSYQINGSAPELIIIKSKENDTRTFDRYYHYDGFGNLIQAKHESQGPDFITYDLYYDPLLRISKESNPYSVSISGYTLPLPVETKRYSYDVLGRTTKIQNPDDTEVLTTYFHGNTLMYDENLHRKDVHEDAYGNILTVTEYNPGETYITSYTYNPAGDLTGITDNQANQITYIYDTFGRKIKMIDPDVGTWTYGYDKNNNVVNQTDNDGNTVRMAYDELNRITTKQTAEGTINYAYDEETVGTLSRMITPSHIAHYYYDNRLRVTKEDNVVDGLLFVTEWDYDSMDRVVTKQSPLDEDITFSYNTQSLLEQIGGIVTFNYNVFSQPTQRSYQNGILTTLLYYPKHARLQQIQTPQKQDLYYQYDNVGNIITITDGAHSIIKVFGYDWLDRLTRVVATQPTKDYTVDYAYDSIGDMKYLNISSQNPIYLERYQMNSSYTTNPVHAPSSIRLQYPDRHAPELFVPMQIVAEDFGEARLNIQDYSRDSDGDLLTFSLLEESPTTVDCTLVDTTLILTSNPNWNGLTSCTLLADDGRLGKTTQTMVINVTPVNDAPTLTIPDESLDEDSSPLNVNLQTYSFDVDGDALQFSVVNENPATVNCEILGSTLTMTPAANWNGQTTCTVEAADGNNGTAQYTFDITVLPVNDPPTLSLPVSTIDEDSGLSTLDLTLYADDVDGDPLLFMLTKENRSAVDCAVYGNMFSYQPILNWYGTSTCDVTVDDNHGGIAQDTMMVTVLPVNDAPVVYTISPIQVTEGNIIDQPIYAFDIEHDPLQYSVNDSRFTLTGARLTFKTQEGDADNFTIQISVDDWMNTTLQTIPITVQPFTGIVDTFYDGSGSKILTYALPGIKEVYVRVKKDSFLVNGSLTIQGYD